From a region of the Tiliqua scincoides isolate rTilSci1 chromosome 4, rTilSci1.hap2, whole genome shotgun sequence genome:
- the CCT5 gene encoding T-complex protein 1 subunit epsilon: MSAMGTLAFDEYGRPFLILKDQERKSRITGLEALKSHIMAAKAVANTLRTSLGPNGLDKMMVDKDGDVTVTNDGATILSMMDVDHQIAKLMVELAKSQDDEIGDGTTGVVVLAGALLEQAEQLLDRGIHPIRIADGYEQASRIAIENLDKISDSFPVDPENTESLIQTAKTTLGSKVITRCHRQMAEIAVNAVLTVADMERKDVDFELIKVQGKVGGRLEDTQLIKGVIVDKDFSHPQMPKEIKDAKIAILTCPFEPPKPKTKHKLDVTSVEDYKALQKYEREKFEEMVKQIKDTGANLAICQWGFDDEANHLLLQNELPAIRWVGGPEIELIAIATGGRIVPRFCELTAEKLGFAGLVREVSFGTTKDKMLVIEECQNSRAVTIFIRGGNKMIIEEAKRSLHDALCVIRNLVRDNRVVYGGGAAEISCALAVSETADKCPSLEQYAMRAFADALEVIPLALAENSGMNPIQTMAEVRARQVKEDNSALGIDCLHKGTNDMKDQHVIETLIGKKQQISLATQMVRMILKIDDIRRPGESEE, encoded by the exons ATGTCGGCCATGGGGACTCTGGCATTCGACGAGTACGGGAGGCCCTTCCTCATCCTGAAGGACCAGGAGCGGAAGAGCCGCATCACAGGCTTGGAGGCCCTCAAG TCTCACATAATGGCAGCCAAGGCAGTAGCCAATACACTCAGAACATCGCTTGGGCCCAATG GTCTTGATAAAATGATGGTCGACAAGGATGGTGACGTGACTGTGACAAATGATGGTGCCACCATTTTGAGTATGATGGATGTGGATCATCAGATTGCTAAACTTATGGTTGAGCTGGCAAAATCTCAGGATGATGAGATTGGTGATGGGACCACAGGGGTTGTTG TTTTGGCTGGTGCACTCTTGGAACAGGCAGAGCAATTATTGGATCGTGGCATTCATCCTATCAGGATAGCAGATGGTTACGAACAGGCTTCTCGCATTGCCATTGAGAACTTGGACAAGATCAGTGATAGTTTCCCTGTTGATCCAGAAAACACTGAGTCCCTCATTCAGACAGCAAAGACAACTCTGGGCTCTAAAGT AATTACTCGTTGTCACAGACAGATGGCAGAAATAGCTGTAAATGCAGTACTAACTGTGGCAGATATGGAACGCAAAGATGTTGATTTTGAGTTGATAAAAGTCCAAGGCAAAGTTGGTGGTAGACTGGAGGATACCCAGCTAATAAAAGGTGTGATTGTGGATAAGGATTTCAGCCATCCACAGATGCCTAAA GAAATCAAAGATGCAAAAATTGCAATTTTGACCTGTCCATTTGAACCACCTAAGCCGAAAACTAAGCATAAGCTTGATGTAACTTCTGTGGAAGACTACAAGGCATTGCAGAAGTATGAGAGAGAGAAGTTTGAAGAGATGGTAAAGCAG ATCAAAGATACTGGCGCAAACCTAGCTATTTGTCAGTGGGGATTTGATGATGAAGCCAATCACTTATTGCTTCAGAATGAGTTGCCTGCTATTCGTTGGGTTGGTGGTCCTGAAATAGAA TTGATTGCCATTGCAACCGGAGGGCGTATTGTTCCTCGTTTCTGCGAACTCACTGCTGAGAAACTAGGTTTTGCCGGCCTTGTTAGAGAAGTTTCATTCGGAACAACAAAAGACAAAATGCTTGTAATTGAGGAATGTCAGAATTCCAGAGCTGTGACTATCTTCATTAGAGGTGGAAATAAAATG ATTATCGAAGAAGCTAAACGATCCCTTCATGATGCACTGTGTGTGATTAGGAATCTTGTTCGTGACAACCGCGTTGTTTATGGTGGAGGTGCTGCTGAGATTTCCTGTGCATTGGCTGTTAGTGAAACTGCAGACAAG TGCCCATCACTAGAGCAGTATGCCATGAGAGCTTTTGCTGATGCCCTGGAAGTCATCCCGTTGGCACTTGCTGAGAACAGTGGTATGAATCCCATACAGACGATGGCTGAAGTGCGAGCTCGGCAAGTCAAAGAAGACAACTCTGCCCTGGGTATTGATTGCTTGCACAAAGGGACAAATG ATATGAAAGACCAACATGTCATTGAAACCTTAATTGGCAAAAAGCAACAGATCTCTTTGGCCACTCAGATGGTTAGAATGATTCTGAAGATTGATGATATTCGCAGGCCAGGTGAATCTGAAGAATAA